A window of Rufibacter sp. LB8 contains these coding sequences:
- a CDS encoding TfoX/Sxy family protein, which yields MAFDKNFVYFVLGQIKDAGEITAKKMFGEYGVYCDGKLFGLICDNKLFIKPTSSGRRFIGEVIEASPYEGAKPSFLIGAKIEDRDWLSELIRISVKELPLPKQKIKKVK from the coding sequence ATGGCATTCGACAAAAATTTCGTATACTTCGTCTTGGGGCAAATCAAAGATGCAGGAGAGATAACCGCCAAAAAGATGTTTGGCGAATATGGTGTCTACTGTGACGGAAAACTATTCGGACTGATCTGTGACAATAAGTTATTTATAAAACCAACCAGTTCGGGACGAAGGTTCATAGGTGAGGTCATTGAAGCCTCGCCATATGAGGGGGCAAAACCGAGTTTCTTAATAGGAGCCAAAATTGAGGACAGGGATTGGCTAAGTGAACTGATCAGAATTTCAGTCAAAGAATTACCACTGCCAAAACAAAAAATAAAGAAAGTAAAGTAG
- the traJ gene encoding conjugative transposon protein TraJ, with product MKAKVSVRVFLSILGVLPPGMLQAQGMAEGMQGMHGVLDQVYREMLPLCEGLMAAGRGIAGFAALWYIGSRVWGHIASAEPIDFYPLLRPFALGMAILLFPAVLALLNGVLSPTVAATSAMVGASDKAVAELLRQKEEAVRESEAHGMYVGEDGKGDSDAWYRYTHPEDPEREEEGVMEKVSNSVRFAMEKASYNFRNSIKQWMSEVLQVLFMAASLCINTIRTFYLLVLAILGPLVFAFAVFDGFQHTLSQWLARYVNVFLWLPVSNIFGCIIGKVQENMLKLDIGQINEAGDTFFSPMDTAYLIFMVIGIVGYLTVPNVANYVVYAGGGNALVQKVSLLLASTGSAAASGAAHMVHGTGSFLHGEGGSHGTGAPPGTQGTSQREYNPGQR from the coding sequence ATGAAAGCAAAAGTGAGCGTCCGGGTATTCCTTTCCATCCTCGGGGTATTACCCCCTGGAATGCTCCAGGCCCAGGGGATGGCGGAGGGGATGCAGGGGATGCACGGGGTATTGGACCAGGTGTACCGGGAAATGCTCCCGCTCTGCGAAGGCCTGATGGCAGCCGGCCGGGGCATCGCGGGTTTTGCCGCCCTATGGTACATCGGCTCGCGGGTGTGGGGGCACATCGCCAGCGCCGAACCCATTGACTTCTACCCGTTGCTGCGCCCTTTCGCCCTGGGCATGGCCATCCTGCTTTTCCCTGCGGTCCTGGCCCTGCTGAACGGGGTGCTGTCCCCCACAGTGGCGGCCACCTCGGCCATGGTGGGCGCCTCGGACAAAGCCGTGGCTGAGCTGCTCAGGCAGAAGGAGGAGGCGGTGCGGGAGTCGGAGGCGCACGGAATGTATGTAGGGGAAGATGGGAAGGGGGACAGCGACGCCTGGTACCGCTACACCCATCCCGAAGATCCGGAGCGGGAGGAGGAGGGGGTTATGGAAAAAGTAAGCAACAGTGTGCGGTTCGCGATGGAAAAAGCCTCCTACAACTTCCGTAACTCCATCAAACAATGGATGAGTGAAGTGCTGCAGGTCCTGTTCATGGCTGCCTCCCTGTGCATCAACACCATCAGGACGTTCTATCTGCTAGTGCTGGCCATCCTGGGGCCGCTGGTTTTCGCCTTTGCTGTTTTTGATGGTTTCCAACACACCCTCTCCCAGTGGCTGGCCCGCTATGTCAATGTGTTCCTTTGGCTCCCGGTGTCCAATATTTTCGGGTGCATCATTGGCAAGGTGCAGGAGAACATGCTTAAACTGGATATTGGGCAGATCAATGAAGCTGGGGATACTTTCTTCAGCCCCATGGACACCGCTTACCTCATTTTCATGGTCATTGGCATTGTGGGATATCTGACGGTGCCCAACGTAGCCAACTATGTGGTATATGCCGGGGGAGGCAACGCCCTGGTGCAGAAAGTTTCCCTGCTCCTGGCGTCCACCGGCTCCGCGGCGGCCTCGGGCGCGGCGCACATGGTCCACGGCACAGGCTCCTTCCTGCACGGAGAGGGTGGTTCCCACGGGACGGGCGCCCCTCCAGGTACCCAGGGAACCTCCCAGCGCGAATACAACCCCGGCCAACGTTAA
- a CDS encoding TerB family tellurite resistance protein produces MKTLSDLLIRKLLLPALTACLPSLSGHAQSTEVRQLLLNVEKLGQLRQILSDMREGYDVLTQGYQGVQHVVEDNFHLHRDYLTGLTEVSPQVKRYYLVAQILQRQRLILWECRRRRLPGDSSLFTPEELSYLESVYANVLQGSARLLGELTTVLTSSALRMTDAERLRAIDTIHQAMGDRLSFIRHFSDEAGTLSRQRMRELQETRSVRQLHNSPKRIKP; encoded by the coding sequence ATGAAAACGTTATCCGATTTGTTAATCCGAAAACTCCTGCTCCCCGCCCTTACGGCTTGCCTCCCGTCCCTTTCCGGCCATGCCCAATCAACGGAGGTGCGGCAGCTTCTGTTGAACGTAGAGAAACTGGGGCAGCTGAGACAGATCCTCTCCGACATGAGGGAGGGATATGACGTCCTCACCCAGGGTTACCAGGGGGTTCAGCACGTGGTGGAGGATAATTTCCACCTGCATAGGGACTACCTCACCGGCTTAACGGAGGTGAGCCCACAGGTGAAAAGGTATTACCTAGTCGCCCAGATCCTACAGCGGCAACGGCTGATCCTTTGGGAATGCAGGCGAAGGCGCCTGCCTGGAGACTCCTCCCTATTCACCCCCGAAGAGCTCTCCTACCTGGAAAGCGTCTATGCGAATGTGCTGCAGGGAAGCGCCCGCCTATTGGGGGAATTGACCACCGTCCTCACCTCCTCCGCCTTGAGAATGACGGATGCGGAGCGATTACGCGCCATCGACACGATCCACCAGGCCATGGGAGACAGGCTTTCCTTCATCCGCCATTTCAGCGACGAGGCAGGGACGCTTTCCCGGCAACGCATGCGGGAGCTCCAGGAAACCCGGTCTGTTCGGCAACTGCACAATTCACCCAAACGGATAAAGCCATGA
- the traK gene encoding conjugative transposon protein TraK, with product MFNQLKNIDSAFRLVRSFCIALVACCLLITGFTVYKSHQLVRDSRERIYVLANGKALEAFSSFRKDNLPVEARNHVRMFHFYFFTLGPDEKAIQDHVSKALYLADESAKRQYDNLRESGFYTNLITANISQEITIDSVAVYTASYPFQFTCYATQRLVRSSSTLTRRLVTQGLLRDVPRSDHNPHGLLISRWETLQNDEIKP from the coding sequence ATGTTCAACCAGCTCAAAAATATTGATTCAGCCTTCCGCCTGGTAAGGTCTTTCTGCATCGCCTTGGTGGCGTGCTGCCTCCTGATTACCGGTTTCACCGTCTACAAAAGCCATCAGTTGGTTAGGGACAGCCGGGAACGCATCTATGTGCTCGCCAACGGCAAAGCCCTGGAGGCTTTCTCCTCCTTTCGGAAAGACAATCTCCCAGTGGAGGCGCGGAACCATGTGCGCATGTTCCATTTTTATTTTTTCACCCTGGGCCCGGATGAGAAGGCCATCCAGGACCATGTGTCAAAAGCCCTCTACCTTGCGGACGAATCCGCCAAGAGGCAATATGACAACCTCAGGGAGAGCGGATTCTACACCAATCTGATAACCGCCAACATTTCCCAGGAGATCACTATTGACAGTGTGGCGGTATATACCGCGTCCTACCCATTCCAATTCACCTGTTACGCCACGCAACGGCTGGTCCGCTCCTCCTCCACCCTGACGCGGCGGCTTGTGACCCAGGGGTTGTTGCGGGATGTCCCCCGCAGTGACCACAACCCGCACGGGCTCCTCATCAGCCGGTGGGAGACCCTGCAGAACGATGAGATCAAACCTTAA
- the traM gene encoding conjugative transposon protein TraM, translating to MKQSHTLPTAGRRNFFLLLPLLVFPFLTLSFWALKSGGNADRTLAQGTLVGLRTELPEAVLKDKNTDKLGLYEQVRRDSPDLPPHPGSSLLAKLGLSLGAPVPDSLEYTLTPATVAPSAEEQEERILRQMEKLNQELNRRAPGTVSGHAAPPLRPSPIPAAGVPRESPIGRVGEAVPTSERREEDPELRQLEGMLEKILDIQHPERVRQRKEASAPRSPLPADLQAIRDSGSAVASGNTIAAIIHMDQKVVSGDLVRLRLLEDVLLDHRTLQKHSFLFGTCEVEGERLKIHVKTILLGNEIIPVSLSAYDLDGQEGLHITGSLAKETWQGGKEEAAQHLSALALDPSPPAQVARAGIQVAKGLFRKKTKSVRIQLKAGLRLLFRLS from the coding sequence ATGAAACAGTCACACACCCTTCCCACCGCAGGGCGACGGAACTTCTTCCTGCTGCTGCCCCTTCTCGTCTTCCCCTTCCTGACGCTTTCTTTCTGGGCATTGAAAAGCGGCGGGAATGCCGACCGTACGCTGGCACAAGGTACCTTAGTCGGCCTGCGCACGGAATTACCCGAAGCTGTGCTAAAGGATAAAAACACGGACAAGCTCGGTCTTTACGAACAGGTGCGAAGGGACTCCCCTGACCTTCCGCCCCATCCGGGCAGTTCCCTCCTGGCAAAGCTGGGATTATCCTTGGGGGCGCCGGTACCTGACTCTTTGGAATACACACTGACGCCTGCCACCGTGGCCCCTTCCGCCGAAGAGCAGGAGGAAAGGATCCTCCGGCAAATGGAGAAATTGAACCAAGAACTGAACAGACGGGCGCCGGGCACGGTTTCCGGGCACGCTGCCCCCCCTCTGCGGCCTTCCCCTATTCCCGCCGCCGGGGTTCCGAGGGAAAGCCCCATAGGCAGGGTGGGCGAAGCTGTCCCGACCTCGGAAAGGAGGGAGGAAGACCCCGAACTGCGGCAGTTGGAGGGAATGCTGGAGAAAATATTAGACATCCAGCACCCTGAACGGGTCAGGCAACGGAAAGAAGCCTCAGCCCCCCGAAGTCCTCTGCCCGCCGACCTTCAGGCCATCCGCGACTCAGGAAGCGCTGTTGCTTCTGGCAACACCATCGCAGCGATTATCCACATGGACCAGAAAGTGGTTTCGGGTGACCTGGTGAGACTGAGGCTTTTGGAAGATGTGCTGTTGGACCACAGGACACTGCAGAAGCACAGCTTCCTATTCGGAACCTGCGAGGTGGAGGGCGAACGGCTTAAAATACATGTGAAAACAATCCTTCTTGGAAATGAAATAATCCCCGTCTCCCTTTCGGCCTATGATCTGGACGGGCAAGAGGGGTTGCACATCACAGGCTCCCTCGCCAAGGAGACCTGGCAGGGCGGCAAGGAGGAGGCGGCACAGCACCTCTCCGCTCTGGCACTTGACCCTTCCCCCCCCGCCCAGGTTGCCCGGGCTGGTATCCAGGTGGCCAAGGGCCTGTTCAGGAAGAAAACAAAATCAGTGCGCATCCAATTGAAGGCGGGGCTCCGCCTCCTGTTCCGCCTGTCATGA
- a CDS encoding SH3 domain-containing protein, with amino-acid sequence MIKRDEVPGRFFEVQKQGVNIRIGPSPESPAVFYGNQGDAFLIVDSTNSKWTKVALKGDIVKEAYISSALGENVTKVAKVIETRRFDDTPWARALILLFTLISLGAWCLYMRKVDQKRLTVELYYAMDEQLEELYRKFLGFYGEFSQSRKIWQKLHSERVSNAKYHAGAGNLVQRKNVGKVEKDSLPARFLKTNVEIPHISLKNTDMFFFPERLLLRRGKNFASVFYKNLEVEGYPVRFIEDEGVPSDAVVVDQTWKYTNKSGGADKRFRDNRQLPICKYSEYHFKSGAGINEVITTSKLGAMDNFVDFIKVVGNYQRKLEYQEA; translated from the coding sequence GTGATAAAGAGGGACGAGGTTCCAGGGAGGTTTTTTGAGGTTCAAAAACAGGGGGTGAACATCAGAATCGGACCTTCCCCGGAAAGCCCCGCCGTGTTCTACGGCAACCAGGGGGACGCCTTCCTGATAGTTGACAGTACCAATTCCAAATGGACCAAAGTGGCATTGAAGGGTGATATCGTTAAGGAAGCCTATATATCAAGCGCCCTGGGAGAGAACGTGACCAAGGTGGCAAAAGTGATTGAAACCCGTAGGTTCGACGATACTCCCTGGGCAAGGGCCCTTATCTTGCTTTTCACCCTAATATCATTGGGGGCATGGTGTCTCTACATGAGGAAAGTTGACCAAAAGAGACTGACCGTAGAACTCTATTATGCCATGGATGAACAGTTGGAGGAATTGTACCGAAAGTTCCTCGGCTTCTACGGGGAGTTCTCCCAGTCCAGGAAGATATGGCAGAAACTGCACTCCGAGCGGGTGAGCAACGCTAAGTACCATGCCGGGGCCGGTAACCTGGTGCAGCGAAAAAACGTGGGGAAGGTGGAAAAGGACAGCCTTCCCGCCCGCTTCCTGAAGACGAACGTGGAGATTCCCCATATCTCGCTTAAGAACACAGATATGTTCTTCTTTCCCGAGAGGCTCTTGCTGAGACGGGGTAAGAACTTCGCCTCTGTTTTCTACAAAAATCTTGAGGTTGAGGGTTATCCGGTACGTTTCATCGAAGATGAGGGGGTGCCCAGTGATGCAGTGGTCGTAGATCAAACTTGGAAGTACACAAACAAGAGCGGGGGGGCGGACAAACGCTTTAGGGACAACAGGCAGCTTCCGATCTGCAAATACTCTGAGTATCACTTCAAGTCAGGGGCTGGCATAAACGAGGTCATTACCACCTCTAAACTTGGTGCTATGGACAACTTCGTTGATTTCATCAAGGTCGTAGGGAATTATCAGCGGAAACTGGAGTACCAAGAAGCATGA
- a CDS encoding DUF4236 domain-containing protein: protein MGFYFRKSAKVGPFRLNFSKSGIGVSAGVKGARVSMGPSGTFVHLGAGGIYYKKRLGTNTKPSGRPGYGNTPREETSPQIGEHTITTLNFDGLSDSNSQEFIKELESKEGKVSYFKWLGWVPALVILWAMFS, encoded by the coding sequence ATGGGATTCTATTTCAGAAAGAGCGCAAAGGTTGGGCCGTTTCGGCTTAACTTCTCAAAGTCAGGCATCGGCGTATCTGCCGGGGTAAAAGGGGCAAGGGTAAGCATGGGCCCGAGCGGAACTTTCGTGCATCTGGGGGCTGGCGGCATCTACTATAAGAAGAGGCTGGGGACCAATACAAAACCCTCCGGCCGTCCCGGTTATGGCAATACCCCGAGGGAGGAGACATCCCCTCAGATAGGGGAACACACTATAACCACACTGAATTTCGATGGCCTTTCCGACTCCAATTCCCAAGAGTTCATCAAGGAACTTGAATCCAAGGAAGGCAAGGTTTCCTATTTCAAGTGGCTTGGATGGGTTCCTGCCTTGGTGATCCTGTGGGCAATGTTCTCATAG
- a CDS encoding DUF4138 domain-containing protein has protein sequence MKILVLCLLMVLHPRPWYSTSGQLGSLARKCAAVAAAGLPAVSTTRCGSVKVSLHRIHTSGDTILIPIGFKNGSVLSFEVDFLRLYTKDSRPVKRSVRQEVEILPLYTHNLPLRGIPTGGKQTTVLALPKLTLTDGRKLVVEIFEKAGTRHVTLEVTHRAIENARPLW, from the coding sequence ATGAAAATCCTTGTTCTCTGCTTGCTTATGGTACTCCACCCACGACCATGGTATTCCACTTCCGGCCAATTAGGCTCCCTGGCACGAAAATGCGCGGCGGTGGCGGCAGCCGGCCTGCCCGCTGTCTCCACCACCCGATGCGGATCGGTCAAGGTATCCTTGCACCGGATCCATACCTCCGGGGATACCATTTTAATCCCCATAGGGTTTAAGAACGGCTCCGTCTTAAGTTTTGAGGTTGACTTTCTCCGTCTTTACACAAAGGACAGCCGCCCGGTGAAGCGGTCGGTACGCCAGGAGGTGGAGATTCTCCCCCTGTACACACACAACCTTCCTCTGCGGGGAATTCCAACAGGAGGAAAACAGACCACTGTGCTGGCCCTTCCCAAGCTTACGCTGACAGATGGAAGAAAGCTAGTGGTGGAGATTTTCGAAAAAGCCGGTACCCGCCATGTGACCCTTGAAGTTACCCACAGGGCAATTGAAAATGCCCGTCCGCTATGGTGA